Proteins encoded in a region of the Pocillopora verrucosa isolate sample1 chromosome 11, ASM3666991v2, whole genome shotgun sequence genome:
- the LOC131781547 gene encoding uncharacterized protein, whose amino-acid sequence MLRKMEIFWTELIITTLISLSVTAISEEFKIFRKRPDGEDGWLDGRDTFIIPPSQCQSGHMTNCRRFRADLKTPIVDRCACVCPRDRATFLFHNGKWECLDNSQVRRLFGFRKPPFVTFDGEPATSPLGMVNDTDSRRLSLSNVQNCKVDSANSWSLGCYGPAAQFRNKPPFTVEHGSDVTDFPFFLSVGVNGVSNKSEFKGKIIKLGILCNTHTSIVRSLLFKYEGNINCNSTPPTLPPPPTTEPPSTTTNTQPPLQPTKLTVSKVANISGGRPTDPEGPPTDPEGPPRRDQERDTHDGPSVGLIAAFIVSVLLLTIVIGFSYLGSRHFRKKPQLRPKNGGKEDAETARHRASSAYEADDENGYKALGIRGPPIYTSNYQSPNPNKAPHTTIGDLGGRRVYASSSTAEENNMHDHGGKKTSVPTLDTKDVVYKDPDLDPNLRREQSGPVRINQLVYNCMEDLKARRGNNMDPDSGLEQDPDYKDPDYRDPDYRDPDLDPDLRDKKRGPVSVNQLVYSCVEELKVAVAKGHKHNDENDAQREHHGLDGRSLNHSARPSQNGTTPRDGSDELYRNLSAKPTQNGTTSQNGRVLSKRYFDRSSRASEYGSMSRDGHHNGLDGYHLDRVARPSKYGSMSSDKKVYNYTLEKYLPPPVLHELEDYETMHPQVSSALEEDEEEESRQNGHTYDAAYGTTKF is encoded by the exons ATGTTGcgcaaaatggaaatattttggaCCGAATTGATCATAACGACTTTGATTTCTTTGAGCGTAACTGCGATATCAGAAGAGTTTAAGATTTTCAGGAAACGTCCGGATGGAGAAGATGGGTGGTTAGACGGTAGAGATACGTTTATCATTCCTCCATCGCAGTGTCAAAGTGGACACATGACAAATTGTCGTCGATTCCGCGCCGATTTAAAGACGCCTATTGTCGATCGATGCGCTTGTGTATGCCCACGTGATAGAGCGACGTTTTTATTCCATAATGGTAAATGGGAATGCTTGGACAACAGTCAAGTCCGAAGATTGTTTG gatTTCGGAAGCCCCCGTTCGTCACTTTCGACGGAGAACCAGCTACCAGTCCGTTAGGGATGGTTAACGACACCGACAGTAGAAGATTGAGTTTGTCAAATGTGCAGAACTGCAAAGTAGACTCTGCAAATTCCTGGTCTCTTGGATGCTACGGTCCTGCAGCACAATTTAGAAACAAGCCCCCGTTTACAGTCGAACATGGATCGGATGTTACTGATTTTCCATTCTTTCTTTCG GTTGGTGTCAATGGCGTGTCCAATAAATCTGAGTTCAAGGGAAAGATTATCAAGTTGGGTATCTTATGTAACACCCACACTAGCATAGTGAGGTCGCTGCTGTTCAAGTATGAAGGAAATATCAATT GTAACAGCACACCACCCACTCTTCCACCTCCACCCACGACTGAACCACCGAGTACCACCACGAATACACAGCCACCACTTCAACCAACAAAACTTACAGTCAGCAAGGTAGCCAACATTTCTGGAGGGCGACCGACCGATCCCGAGGGTCCACCGACCGATCCCGAGGGTCCACCGAGAAGAGATCAGGAGCGGGATACACATGATGGACCCTCAGTGGGTCTCATCGCAGCATTCATCGTATCTGTTCTCTTACTtacgattgtgattggtttctCGTATCTTGGATCCCGTCATTTCAG aAAGAAGCCTCAGTTGAGACCAAAAAATGGAGGGAAAGAA GACGCAGAAACAGCAAGGCATCGAGCCAGTTCCGCATATGAAGCAGATGATGAGAACGGATACAAGGCGCTTGGAATAAGAGGGCCTC CAATTTACACATCAAACTATCAATCGCCGAATCCTAATAAGGCTCCACATACAACTATTGGTGACCTCGGTGGAAGACGTGTATATGCTTCCTCAAGCACGGCTGAGGAAAACAATATGCATGACCACGGAGGTAAAAAGACATCAGTACCCACTTTGGACACTAAAGATGTAGTCTACAAGGACCCTGATTTGGACCCTAATCTCAGGAGAGAACAGAGTGGTCCTGTTAGAATAAATCAACTCGTATACAATTGTATGGAGGACCTAAAGGCAAGGAGAGGAAATAACATGGACCCAGATTCTGGTCTTGAACAAGATCCGGACTACAAGGACCCTGATTACAGGGATCCTGACTACAGGGACCCTGACTTGGACCCCGATCTCAGGGACAAAAAGAGAGGTCCTGTTAGTGTAAATCAACTTGTATACAGTTGTGTGGAAGAGCTTAAAGTCGCGGTAGCGAAAGGACATAAACACAATGACGAAAATGATGCTCAACGAGAGCATCATGGCTTGGATGGACGTAGTCTTAATCACTCAGCGAGACCCAGTCAAAATGGTACCACGCCTCGAGATGGTAGCGATGAACTTTACCGTAATCTTTCAGCGAAACCTACTCAAAATGGTACCACGTCCCAAAATGGTCGTGTTTTGAGTAAACGCTATTTTGATCGTTCTTCGAGAGCCAGCGAATATGGTTCCATGTCCAGGGATGGTCATCACAATGGTTTGGATGGATATCATCTTGATCGTGTTGCAAGACCCAGTAAATACGGTTCCATGTCTTCGGATAAGAAAGTCTACAATTACACTTTAGAAAAGTATCTTCCACCACCAGTTCTACATGAACTTGAAGATTATGAAACGATGCACCCACAAGTCTCCAGTGCATTAGAAGAGGATGAAGAGGAGGAATCCAGACAAAATGGCCATACTTATGACGCAGCTTACGGCACCACAAAGTTCTAA